Within the Paenibacillus sp. AN1007 genome, the region CAGCGCAGACACCTGTCCGTCCACGCGTTTATTTTCTTCCAGGAAGTGCAGTGCACGCAGTACCGCCCGGTCTCCAGCATCCTCACGAATCGCAGGCAGCTTCGCATAGATGTTCTCCTCTGTAATTTCGCGAACATATTCAGCACCCAGTGCCTTCGCAACGGCTCTCATCTCGTTTGGAACAGCCGCATAATCTTCTGTCAGATCGGCATGGTTGCCGCCTGTATTCACGATGACCAAGGAATATCCGTTCTCTTGGAAATTCCATTCCACAGGTTCAATCACAGGTTCAGCCGCATTGGCAAAATCGATCGAGATCAGGCCGCCATACGCACAAGCCATCTGATCCAGAAGGCCGGATGGTTTGTTCCAGTAATGATTCTCGGCATACTGTCCAATCTTCGCCAGCGTAACCACATCCAGCTTGGCATCATTGTAGAAGTGATTCAGGATCGTGCAGATCAGCATTTCGAAGGAAGCAGAAGAACTTACACCGGAAGCAGCAAATACGTTGCTGGAGATATCTGCCTTGAATCCGCCGATCTGATATCCCATCTCTACAAATCCCGCAGCCATACCACGAATCAATCCGGTTGTACCGTCATCATTGTTGTTTGGTTTTAAATCTGCCAGATCGATAACGTACTTTTTATCATATCCCTCGGAGTAAAACGTAATTACGGAATCGTCTGTCGCCGCTGCCACTGCAATCGTATCCAGTGTAATGCTGCCGGCCAGGACTTTACCATGGTTATGGTCCGTATGATTGCCGCCAATCTCGCTGCGTCCCGGAGAACTGAACAAATGCACCTGCTCCTGCTCACCAAAATGCTCACGGAATGAAGCATCCAGTTTCACGTATCGTGCGCCCTGTTCCTCGGCATGCTGTGGTCCATACATTTGCGCAAGCAAAGCCTGTCCCTGTTTCGACTGAATGAGTTCTGTTACCTGTGTGGTCATCTCTATTCCTCCCATTTCATATGCAAGCGGGTTGTAACCGCTATCTCTTATATCGTCTAAAATCCCGGTTCGGGATTAGCCATCCCCATTATCTCAGCTTCCGGGCCGAAAAGGTAGGGCAGAATTGAAATTTTGTAAGCGTTTTTTGAAACATGTGTCTATTTGGAAAAAATACGTGATCCCAACTTTGAAGAGAATAGTTGTTATGGATCTGGATGATGTATTGGCTTCCATATTTTTGTTGGAAAGTCCCGGTAATATACATATCGATGTATAAATTGGTTTCATTTTGAATCTGTTGTTGTTTATTTGTACTCCCTAAAAAAGAAAAAACCTTCTAGACAGACTCCTGCTCCATTAAACAGGGACGTCTTCAAAGGTCTGGCTTGGAGCAGCATCATGCATTATTGAATGCTGGACATTTGCGCGGATATGGAAATATTCCCTTCTTTTATAACAACCTCATTGAAGAAAGGTTCAAAGAAGGCAGTAGGCACATACATTATGCCTTTCCTGGATTGAACGGGTACAGGCAGCTCTACATCCTGGTTCAAATTGATGACTTTTAACTTGCCCGTAAACTTGGCCTGTGTACTGCCCTGCTTCAATAAAACAGACTGTATGCGATCTTCAACACGCACGGCCTTCTCCGCCGCGATCCAGCTCACCTCATACCCAAGCGATTCAGCTGTCGCTCGCAAAGGTACCATAACCGTGCTTTTATGCTCAAAAGGCATCTGCTCTGCGGTATTAACCTGAACTGCTCTTCCATTTACAGTTAACGTGTACTCTGAGGCTCCGGCTGCGCTGACTTTCGCGGCTGATGTGGATGCATACAAAGCCCCGGCTGCCGTTACAACGCATAATGCAGCGATGAAGATCATTATCTTTTTCATAGAAGACCCTTCCTTTCTTGTTACACAGCATGGTTTAAGCTTTAGACGTTAAATGCGGTCCATTTGTTTCATATCTATCTATTATTATCCATTATTTGTCTGCAAAACTCTGCATATGTAGGAACATTGTCTAAATTGTAGTTTTTAATTTTAATCATTAGTCCCTCTACAATGCTCTGAGACAAATCATCACGTTCTTGTGGACGAACCTGATATCTCAACCGCTGAATTATTGGCTCGAATGCATCAATGATCTGCTGCATACTTTCTTGATCCCCATTCTGTGCTTTCCGAACTGCTTCATAAAAATCAATACTGTCTTTGTTCATCTTTAATCACCACGTTGAAACCTTCTGTTAACTTGCCCAACTTAACGAACAACTCGTCCAGCTTTTTCTCAAAACGGATAAATAAATACAATGTCATCATAACCGGACTTCCGACTTGACTAAGTCTAGCTCGAAAAGCTTCAGTTAGGCTGCTCTCCATCTACGACCCCTCCCCTACTAACATCGTTCTCATCTTTTTCAAAGCGTTACCCCTTGTCTTGGCTACAGCCTGCTGGCTGACCTGAAGCTCCGCTGCAATTTCATGATCATGGTAACCTTGCCCATAATATAACGTTGTTACATGCTTTTGTTTATCTGTTAATTTCTCATAGGCGGACTCCAACCGATCATCTGTCAATTGTTCCTTCAGAGGCAGCACGCTGCTGTTCGAATGGGCAGAATCAAGGGAAGTCTGATAAGTACTCCTTGCTTCACCGATAGACATACTCGACTCATCAGAGGATGGCTTATCATAGATCAGTACATTTCGGGCAGCATAACGCTGATTACGCCGCATCTGATCAATGCTCATAAACTGCAGCAAAGAAGTGACATAGGCTACAAAACGAATGTGAAAATAAAACGTGCGGAAAGACTCATTGAGTGCTCTTTCCTTGTCGTACTCTCCATTGATGAAACCCAGCAGCAATTGCCGATTACTCTCCTGTTTGAAAAAATTGATGATAACCGGATCACGAAACAAATCGGGGTGTTTCTTCCGGTAATCCTCAAATGTTAATTGCACTCGATCGATCACATAATCATACGTCGCTTTCTCCAGGGTACTCATCTTGTGCCCCTCCTTTTTCTCTTGTTATATGAGAAAGCGTCGTTTGTGTTAGAAAAAACAACCCAAACAGGAACATTTGTTCTTATTTATTATACTACATTTATTTCCATTGCGTACATTTGTTTTAAACAAGAGAAACGTTTTTTTGAATTAGAATAGCAAAAAGACATCAACACTTGGCTGATGTCTCATCTCATCTACTAAAGAACGTCCACATTGTCTTTGATACATTTACCTTAGCTTTTACTCAAAGCTTTGTGACCCTGCTCCAGAATATTTATTCAGTCGCTTGGATGCATCGATCTTGATCGTTATTTTCTTGGTATTTCGATCTTCAGATGAAAACCATCTTTCTAAAGCAGTGTATTCATTCGTTTCTAATGCCGCAGTTTCAATAATGAAATGGTTATTATCCTTCCAATAATACGAAATGATCGGCCAGGTTGGTGTTAGCATAAACTGCTCTTCGAGTTTGGAAGAAGAGGATCCTATCCATTGAAATGATTGTAGATCAATTGCTGCAGCAAGTTGTTTATAGACTTGTGAACCTTCACTGTATGCGTAACGAATCAATACCTTTGTATGATCAGGAGAAAGTTTATAATCTTGAAATATGCCAGCGGGCAAATTCAAACTTTTATTTTTTTTCCCGTCTGATTTCACCAAAATGGTTGAACAGTCTTTATTTCCGCAATTATACTTCAACAAATTAATCTTTTCCGCGATGGAAGGTACGTCCAAGGTTACGAATTGAGTGCGATCAATCTCCGATTGGATATCTTCTTCATGAAGTAAATAATTTTTGTATTCAGGAATATCCTCAAGAGGCAGTTTTAATGTCTTACCCTCACTGTAAAGTTCGATTTCACTAGGCAGAGCAGATAAATCTGTCTTCCCCTGTCCAAGTGCTGCGTTATGAATTGTCTGGCCCGAAGCATCATGTAATTCGTACCAGACTATACTTCCTGATCCAAAGATCAGCAGGATTAATACGAGGGTTACATATTTTCTCATAATGTATTTCCTCACTTCAGGTTGTTTTTGAGCCTGCTTCATTCACTTTATGAGTATTCCCAAACATAAGGAGATGAAGAAGCATGGCACTGACAGACAGCTTAAAGGACAAATTGTTAAGAAACACTGGATTCTTCGAAGGAAACAATGGATATTCAAACGTCTCAGGTAATTTTGATGGACAGGGACTATCCTTTGGTATCATTCAGTACAACTTTGGCCAGGGGACACTTCAACCCCTACTGAAAGAGTACATCAAGAATAACGAAACGGAGTTTAAAGCAGTATTCGGCACTTCTAAAGCAGCTACCTTGAAAGATATCGTGAATAATAAAACAAAATCTCAACAAATTGCTTGGGGTGATAGCATATCAACAAGTGGTGGTAATGTCGTATCCGAATGGAAAACCCTTTTTGAAGCTATGGGAGCCAAATCCGCTAATCAATCACTTCAGCGTAAGTACGCCGAAAGCTATTTTGAACGTGCTGTTAGTTTTGCTGGTAAATTTGGCATTGTAAGCACTCAGGGACTAGCCTTTTTGTTCGACCATGCCGTTCAATCCTGGAGTATATCCGGAGAAAGCTCCATTATCGCCGAAATTCAATCTCTTGAAAAAGCATGGAGAAACAGTGGCGAAACGACGCGATATCCGGACAAAGACCGTCTCTTTTCCGTATTGAAAGGCGTTAACGGCTCTGATCCCATCGCCCGCAGAACGGCTATCCGCAGTGGTTTAGGAACAGTACATGGAAAAAGCTATAACATCTCGACCTTCGGTTTATCGTATTCAACCAACTTTTGATATCGTAACATGGACACCCCATTAGTGGGGTGTTTTTCCATTTATATGCATTATATCTTGATTAGCTGTTATATGTTGTTTCAGTTTGGTATCAAAATCGGCTGTAAGAGAAGCAGTATTGTAACAAAAGAGATCATTCCTTAACTTTTCCTTATCCCACCTGTCACATTTCTCCCCTCTCGTTCCGTCATACTATATGTGAGGGGGGAATCACTTGGAAGAACCAATTCATCAGATCATCACGGATGTGCTGCAGGGGAATAAAGACAGATATGCCCTGATTGTCATCCGCTGTGAGAAATTCATTTTCAATTACTGTTATCACATGCTGGGGGACTACGGAGAGGCGGAGGACTGCAGCCAGGAGGTATTCCTGAAAGCCTATCGCGGACTGCACACCTATAAGCCTGACCGGCCTTTTGAAGCCTGGCTGTATCGCATTGCCTATAATCATTCCATTGATATGCTTCGCAAGCGCAAGGTCACGAGATTACTGCCTTTTCTGTACAAAAATGACCGGGAGAACAATCATGTCGATCAAGCGATTGATCACAAATATTATAATCCGGCTGTCCTACACGCCCTTGCCGCGCTGTCCGCAGAAGAACGAAGTCTGCTGATTCTACGCTGTGTCGAGGACAAAAGCTACAACGATATCAGCCTTATTCTTAATCAGAATGCCGCCTACCTTCGAAAGAAATTTCAACGAGCTGCTGCTAAATTCAGAAAGAACTACGTCAGTCAAGAGGAGGAAAAGCCAAATGAGTCACAACGATCCCGGACAAGACCTGAAAGCACTATTTCAAAAGGTTGAACCGCTTGACCAGACCCTGCAAAAGCGGATCATGCACGAGATTAACCAGGAATTTGTCCCAAACGAACGCTTTTTCGTTAAACATCGTGTCGCTGTGTTTCTCCTCGTTGGGCTGCTGCTGACCGTATCCACCGGGATTGTGGCAATAAAGTATCAGTCGTTATTTAACGACAATGGGGATGTGCTTTTCGAGGAAAAACCGCTGTCTGCTGATCATACCTATGAGCTTGATGCAGAAGAGCAGGAACGCATTCATCGCATGAATGAAATCTGGGTGAATGAGATTGAACCGGGGCAAGCCGCACTGATCTATGTCGTACCGAATAATCCACATCATCAGTTTGATATCAAGTCAAACCCATTCATGATCGATAGCTTTGAGGAATTAACCCAGATGGTTCATGTCCCGGGCATACCGCTGTATCAAGAGCTCTCGGGAGCTTCACGTACCTATGCTTTCCAGAAAGCCAGCGTGTATATGGAATATGAGCAGGATCTATATGAGCTTTCGGATGAGAAAAAGGATGCCTTGGTCCGCAAGCTGCGCCTTCAGGCTGAAACTGCCGGGAAAGATTATGCGCTCATGCCGGTTGCATTCACCGATGAATTCCAGCTATCTTCCATCACTTATACCAACGGTAAAAATGAGATTTCACTAAGCGTGATGAACAGCAAGGATACCGGACCACTGATCGCTTCTTATGACGATAATCTGAATACCACCAGCCGTAAAATCAAGATACACGGACAGGACGTGATTGCGAGAACATACGGGGGGGATGTTACAGAATTAATGTGGGTGTATCAGGAGCCTGAAACCAAGTACGCATACCACTACACGCTCGGTGTTCGTGAAGGTGTCATTCCTCCGGAAGAATTAATGCATATTGCCGAGACGCTTATTCCAGCATCCAGGAATTAATCTTATTCATCCACGTTATATGAAAAATAAGGCTTATCCACTTCAATCTGTTGAAGCATGATAAGCCTTTCTTCTATTCTTCATCTACTTTTATCTCCATCTACTTCTAAATCTAATCCTTCACTCTTCATTAGCTGGCGGTACCGCGATCATTCTTGCTGGTGTCCTTACACTTATAAACATTCTGCAGACGACATTTTTATCTATTTTTAAATATAAAACCATAAATTTCAATTTTTAATGATTAAATTGTCACATCTTCAGTACACCGTTCCGTTATACCAAGTGTAAGAAGGGGGGAAGCACAAGATGTTATCTGATCCTGAGTTAGGAGGGAAAGACCATTGGAGCACTTGGACCCCGGGCACGACCTGAAATCCCGATTTCAAAGAGTCGAACCCGTAG harbors:
- a CDS encoding galactokinase family protein, producing MTTQVTELIQSKQGQALLAQMYGPQHAEEQGARYVKLDASFREHFGEQEQVHLFSSPGRSEIGGNHTDHNHGKVLAGSITLDTIAVAAATDDSVITFYSEGYDKKYVIDLADLKPNNNDDGTTGLIRGMAAGFVEMGYQIGGFKADISSNVFAASGVSSSASFEMLICTILNHFYNDAKLDVVTLAKIGQYAENHYWNKPSGLLDQMACAYGGLISIDFANAAEPVIEPVEWNFQENGYSLVIVNTGGNHADLTEDYAAVPNEMRAVAKALGAEYVREITEENIYAKLPAIREDAGDRAVLRALHFLEENKRVDGQVSALREGRFNDFLSLITASGNSSWKWLQNVYQSGAVREQEISVALALTENYLSNLGDGACRVHGGGFAGVILAIVPNEKADEYMNWMRGMLDTPVIVVNVRQHGSICLNAVLKQA
- a CDS encoding copper amine oxidase N-terminal domain-containing protein, encoding MKKIMIFIAALCVVTAAGALYASTSAAKVSAAGASEYTLTVNGRAVQVNTAEQMPFEHKSTVMVPLRATAESLGYEVSWIAAEKAVRVEDRIQSVLLKQGSTQAKFTGKLKVINLNQDVELPVPVQSRKGIMYVPTAFFEPFFNEVVIKEGNISISAQMSSIQ
- a CDS encoding helix-turn-helix domain-containing protein, with amino-acid sequence MNKDSIDFYEAVRKAQNGDQESMQQIIDAFEPIIQRLRYQVRPQERDDLSQSIVEGLMIKIKNYNLDNVPTYAEFCRQIMDNNR
- a CDS encoding YvrJ family protein yields the protein MESSLTEAFRARLSQVGSPVMMTLYLFIRFEKKLDELFVKLGKLTEGFNVVIKDEQRQY
- a CDS encoding sigma-70 family RNA polymerase sigma factor, which encodes MSTLEKATYDYVIDRVQLTFEDYRKKHPDLFRDPVIINFFKQESNRQLLLGFINGEYDKERALNESFRTFYFHIRFVAYVTSLLQFMSIDQMRRNQRYAARNVLIYDKPSSDESSMSIGEARSTYQTSLDSAHSNSSVLPLKEQLTDDRLESAYEKLTDKQKHVTTLYYGQGYHDHEIAAELQVSQQAVAKTRGNALKKMRTMLVGEGS
- a CDS encoding sigma-70 family RNA polymerase sigma factor, with translation MEEPIHQIITDVLQGNKDRYALIVIRCEKFIFNYCYHMLGDYGEAEDCSQEVFLKAYRGLHTYKPDRPFEAWLYRIAYNHSIDMLRKRKVTRLLPFLYKNDRENNHVDQAIDHKYYNPAVLHALAALSAEERSLLILRCVEDKSYNDISLILNQNAAYLRKKFQRAAAKFRKNYVSQEEEKPNESQRSRTRPESTISKG
- a CDS encoding DUF4367 domain-containing protein, with protein sequence MSHNDPGQDLKALFQKVEPLDQTLQKRIMHEINQEFVPNERFFVKHRVAVFLLVGLLLTVSTGIVAIKYQSLFNDNGDVLFEEKPLSADHTYELDAEEQERIHRMNEIWVNEIEPGQAALIYVVPNNPHHQFDIKSNPFMIDSFEELTQMVHVPGIPLYQELSGASRTYAFQKASVYMEYEQDLYELSDEKKDALVRKLRLQAETAGKDYALMPVAFTDEFQLSSITYTNGKNEISLSVMNSKDTGPLIASYDDNLNTTSRKIKIHGQDVIARTYGGDVTELMWVYQEPETKYAYHYTLGVREGVIPPEELMHIAETLIPASRN